The DNA window cctctgaagttcaactaaattcggatttgtcttacgtggaacgaccagtgcggattctcgatcgcaaagacaaggtattgcggaataagatcattcctcttgtcttagttcagtggcagcgcagaggcactgaagaagccacttgggagttagaaagtcgtatgcgttcggagcatccagagctcttttgagttgtactatgGTTGTAATATGGAGGTGTGTGTGTTTTTCTGTTGTAatccaaatatcagttgtattcaacaacaattgagatgtaataacgatgttgttatttcagtttttgttcatcctataaacttgatttcgaggacgaaatctttttaagggggggagaatgtagtagcccgaattccaaattgggtaattaacggattaatggtgattaagaaggtttaatgtgtaattttgaccgtggtcatgatcggacggaccgaagatggttcggtagcaccgaagagttcggacgatccgaagtgggttcggtggatccgatcatgaggtgtcaagagttgatcgacacgtcagtttacatgcaagttcggatgatccgaagtttaggttcggtggatccgatcatgaggtgtcaagagccgatggacacgtaggagttcggacgttccgaagtgggttcggtggatccgaacatagcctataaatagtgctcggatttcctcatttggcattgcaaattcttgagttgtgtctcatatttgagaagtttggaaggtttctagggttagttgtcggtcgagcgatagccaagagctgccaggattggtagtgtagtgacgcctgagttacgaggcaatcgacatcaaagggctgtcgacggacgaaggtaaaccctaaacctttggtagtactggttttgctagtctaacatggtagtattgttcattgggtatgcttttgatgcgtaggcttattctagacctgattagcggtgttgcgtaaggctaggcttgctgtgatagaggtacgaaagtactatctgagatatcctggtcgagtatacatccttatatgtgttgcatgattatgtggtgcattgatatatgtcatatgatgcatactattatgtcacgttttatgatgcatgttgcatttcatgttgagccgtatctccttcgagatagcctttactgttgagctgtatctctttcgagataagctatatcttgtggggccgctcagccctgtcttgtcttgtagacgcatggacaccgagagtacacagtggccgacgggtccggagggcttcggtgatccgggacattttaggtccacgtctgttcttgtagtggatgcagtgacccagaggagtaccgcgcggcactatccacttggcgcctctagactgagcattttgagatcctttgttactcctgtttcttgactaccctggtatcatatcatagcatgtgcatttcatataggtttgtatactcatgcttttgtactgggcgttcttatcgctcatgtcctcggttttgtttatcttggacaccccattcccacggggcaggcctcaggttggacagctcaggaggaggaggaggaggacgttgagtagctggttggtttagttcttcggttcgatatggttgtaccgtatatttcatttttagtttagttgtcccggattttcgattgggttgtataactatcttttggtgacagttttccgcctttatttctgattattattagttaagttaattgcatgcttagttcttcattagtaggtgattctgaaacgggtcactacattacATGTATGTATTTTGTGCGTTTGTGGATGTTTCGGTGCGTGTGTTGTTCTTTGAGACATGATGTTTGGGAGCAAACTTGAGAAATTCGTGTTGGGTTTTTTGTTGCTTTAGTGCTATGCAattcaattttaaaatgataAGATTTATTTTTGTTGCgcgatcaaagttcaaggatttTCTTCTCCTTTCTTTTTGGATTTAATATCACATAGTACTGGCTTGTGATTTCTTGCAGGGAGAAGGTGTAGGAGTTGGAACCTATTGCTAAACGTGCTCCTAGTCATTACCCCGTTTGTATCTCTTTCTTCGATTTGCTGACTTTCTTTGATCTATGCTTTAGCTTTGCCAAAATTGCAATTGATAAATTCTTGACTATTATTCCATTTGTGGTTAAGGTGACTGAGTGGATTCCTAATGGCTAGACGGAGTAATTCCTCAAGAAATAGCACTTCAAATTATGGTAATGCATTATTTTTGTAACGACCatgctttttatttttttgatgcATTTTCTCGATAATTTAatgtaatttttgtttttgttatttaggATTAATTGGGGAACCAGATCActttacaattaaaatttattataatggaAGATTCAAAGCTCTTGAAAAACACGATAAATACATCGGTGAGAGATTTGAGTATTTTGATTACGTCGATCTTGATAAGTTGGGAATGATTGAAATGTGGGGATTTATGGAAGAGCTTGGATTTGAAGATAAAAATTCTTTTAGATTTTGGCACAAAGTTGGAACTACAATTAGTAAAGGCGGCTATTTGGAAAAGGATTCGGATGTGTTGAATATTAGAAAGTATATTCCAATTAATTATGAGGTTGAAATATATATTGAACACTTAGATGGTAAGAATGGCGAAGTTGGAGATGAAAATGTTGATAATTTTGATATCAATGAGTATGATTTTGTAGAAAATAATGAGCTAGTTGATGCAGTTGTTGTCCATGATATAGAATCTATGAAAGGAAAAAGTGTTGTCCCTGAAAGAGAAAATACAGATAATCTCCTTCAAGAAATGCATGAGTATGACAGTGAAGTGGATATTTGTGCAGATAGTGACGGTTTGACCAGTCTTCATGATTCAGATGAGGATGAAGTTAAAAATCATTTGTTGTTTGACCCaaaaaaagattttgaaaatcaaGAGTTGAAGCTTGGTTTAGTGTTTAGCACAAAAAAAGAAGCAAAATTCACAATTGAAAGTCACTGCATTAGAGAAGGAAGACCGGTGAAGTTTGTAAaaaatgataacatccgattgtGGGCTAAGTGCAATGATGATAAATGTTGTTGGAGGATCCATGTTGCGAAGATGACTAATGATAGTTGTGTCAAAATATGGCATGCCGGAATGTAGTTATCACCTTCAACTCATAAGCATCCACCACACAATTATTATCGCTACCTTCGAAAAACCCAGTGATGAAGTTGTTCTCCTGGCACAATTTAACTAAAATAGAAAAACactgaaataaaaaaaaggaCGTGTGAAAGAAGTTCACATTTTTATACCAATACACCAAAATCATACGTAGTCTTGAGGCAACGAACGAACACTACAAATCCAAGTTATAGATACAAAGATACACAAGGATATCTAATCTTCGCCACTAATTTGTAGAGATTGTACTAGTTGTTTAATCTCTTCCGCTATCCCTGCAACCTTCAATAAATGATTGCGGTTCTCATTTTCTAAATCTAAAAGCAAATCTTtcacttttaataatttttcagcTTCAGTACTTCTGTTTGGAGCGGTGCTAAAAGTTGAACACGAACTTTCTTCGTCAGGCATAAATGAAACCGATGAATTTTGTTTCTCTAGGTATGCatgaaaagcttttgatgcttCATCCCTACTCCAGAATGATTTATGAGAAGCCCCACTAAATTTGTTGACTTGACGATGTGCTTCTTCCCATGTCTCGTACACACCAGGTTTACGTCCAACGAAGACAACATATGTTTTCCCCTACAATACACAAAAATACAAagcaattttcatttttttagtaaACAAGTATGATTAGAATAAAACAGTACTTGCAATTAAAGGGTGCACCACTATTTTGTTAGCTTTCTTCGATGACCTCCTGAAATGATAGGTAAACAAAACATGATATTATAAGAATATGAGATATAAAACGAGGATAAATGCATTAGATATAGATAATCTACTATCTTCAGGTATGAGTGATTTATATTCCTAAGTGCAAAGTTCAGAAACAATTGATTCATGTACAAGGTCATCCAAATCCACTCTATGTTTTGGACTTCTTAATAATTTGAAAACTCTCTGCTTTAATTTTTATCAAAGCAATATTGCACCAGTAGTGTTCAGGAGTCTGCCCCTTGTATGTTGAGAAAATCATTATTGATGAAACCGTAGGACATTGGAGCTCCAGCAACATTGCCTTGT is part of the Primulina eburnea isolate SZY01 chromosome 1, ASM2296580v1, whole genome shotgun sequence genome and encodes:
- the LOC140809397 gene encoding uncharacterized protein — translated: MARRSNSSRNSTSNYGLIGEPDHFTIKIYYNGRFKALEKHDKYIGERFEYFDYVDLDKLGMIEMWGFMEELGFEDKNSFRFWHKVGTTISKGGYLEKDSDVLNIRKYIPINYEVEIYIEHLDGKNGEVGDENVDNFDINEYDFVENNELVDAVVVHDIESMKGKSVVPERENTDNLLQEMHEYDSEVDICADSDGLTSLHDSDEDEVKNHLLFDPKKDFENQELKLGLVFSTKKEAKFTIESHCIREGRPVKFVKNDNIRLWAKCNDDKCCWRIHVAKMTNDSCVKIWHAGM